In Ralstonia pseudosolanacearum, the DNA window GTCACGGTGGATGCGGTGGACGATGTGAGCGGGGTGGTCGATGCGCTGGCCCACCTGTCGCGCACGCCCACCGCGCGCATCGTGTTCGATGAGGGCATGGACGCTGCGCACTATGCCGCGCCGGTCGCCGCCGTCCGCCGCGTGGCCTACGTGATGGGCGAGCTGATCGATTCGTCCACGCTGCGGTTGTATTCGGTGCGCCAGGTCCATGCCCGCGCCACCGACTACCTCGACGTGCTCGGCGACAGCGTCGACCTCTGGGAAATCGGCAACGAGATCAACGGCGAATGGACCGGCCGCACCCGCGACGTCGTCGACAAGACCCTGGCCGCCTACGACGCCGCCAGGCAGCGCGGCGCCCGCACTGCGCTTACGCTGTACTACAACGAAGGCTGCGCCGGACAGCCCGATCGCGCGATGTTCGAATGGGCCGCGCGCAACCTGCCGGCACGCTTGCGCAACGGCGTCGACTACGTGCTCATCAGCTATTACGAAGACGACTGCAAGATCGCGCCGCCCGACTGGGACGCCGTGTTCGTCCGGCTGGGCGGGCTGTTCCCGCACGCGGCGTTGGGCTTCGGCGAGGTCGGCACGCGGCACGCCGAGCGCAAGCGCGCGCTGATTGCGCACTACTACGGGCTGGCGGTCCACCACCCGCGCTACGTCGGCGGCTACTTCTGGTGGTATTTCCGGCAGGACATGGTGCCGCGCTCGCGGCCGCTGTGGCGCGATATCGACGCCGCCTTCCGGGCCATGCCGGCGCCGCTCACGCGTTAGCGCGCGGCGGCATGCTGTTGCCGTGCCGGGCGCCGCCGCGCGGGGCACCGGTGCCCGGCAGGTCGGCGTCGTCGCCGGCGTGCTCCACGCGGATGGTGCGCGTCGGCAGGGCGAAGGCGGTGCCCAGCTTCTCCAGGCCGTCCAGGATCGTCAGGTTGATGCGCTGCTGGATGTCCATGTAGAGGTTGAAGTCCGGATCGGTGACGAAGTACACCGTCTCGAAGGTCAGCGCGTTCTCGCCGAATTCCTTGAAGTGCGCGCGATCGAAGCGCGTGTTGCCGGCGCTCTCCACCGCACGGCGAATGATGTCCGGAATCTGCCGCAGCTGCGCGGCCTGCGCATCGTAGGTCACGCCGAAGGTGAAGACGATGCGCCGTTCCGACATCCGTTTGTAATTGTGGATGGTGCTCTTGAGCAGCGCGGTGTTGGAGGTGACGATCTCCTCGCCCGAGAGGCTGCGGATGCGCGTGGTCTTCAGCCCGACGTGCTGCACCGTCCCCGCGATCGATTCGAAGACGATGAAGTCGCCGATCTCGAACGGCTTGTCCAGCCCGATCGCCAGCGACGCGAACAGGTCGCTCAGGATGCTCTGCACCGCCAGCGCCACCGCCACGCCGCCCACGCCCAGGCTGGCGACGAAGGTCGTGACGTTGATCCCCACGTTGGCCAGGATCGCCAGCAGCAGCACCGACCACAGCACAAAGCGCAGCACCCACGCCATCATCGACGTGATGACCGGGTTGCGCGTGGCGTGGTCCTGCGCCGCCAGCTTCTCGCGCGTCCACAGCTTGACGCCGCGGTTGAGCCACAGCGCGATCTGGAATCCGATGATGACGAACCAGATGTGATCGAGCTTGCCGGCGATGCGCACCGGCAGGTCGATGAAGTAAGACCCGGCCAGCAGCGCCGCCAGCCCGACGAACAGCGGATGCGTGTCGTGCAGCACCGCCCCGGCCATGGCATCGAAGCGCGTGTCGTTGCGCCGGGCGCGCGCCTCCAGCCGGTTGACGATCAGCCGCAGCAGGTTCCACAGCACCAGGTAGGCCACGACGACGGTCGTGGCCGATGCTGCCCAGTCTCGCGCGGGCACGCGCAGGAACGTGTGGGTGTTGAGCCACTCCATGAAGCTATCCCCGGATTGCCATGACTGGGGCGGGTGTTGCACGAAACGTGCCTGGCGTGGTACCGGGAGGCCCGGAGCGGTCGGTTACGCCGTGCCGAAGTGGTTGGTCGTGGCGATCAGCACGACGTCGCAGGATGTTCTGCGCCGTTGAACGCGGCGGGCCGGCCGTCCACGATGAACGTCTCATCGCCCTCCGCGATCGTGCCGTCCTCGTAAACAGATGTCAGATATCGAGCCGGCAGCGTCCCGATGGTCAGCCGACAGAAGCGGCGTCCCTCGCCATGCCCGCCGCATCGTTGGCGCAGCCCGACGGCACGCAGACCCGGTTGCGGCCGCGGCGCTTGGCTTCGATCAGCGCCAGGTCGGCGTCGGCCAGCAGGTGCGCGAGTTCCTGCCCCGGGCGCAGCGGTGCCGCGCCCACGCTGACGGTCAGCGGGCCCACGGGGTGCCGGTGCACGGCCACCGCCGCCTTGAGGCGGTCGACCACCGACAGCGCGGTCGCCAGGTCGCAATCCGGCAGCAGCACGGCGAACTCGTCGCCGCCCAGGCGTCCGAACAGGTCGTGCGGACGCAGCACGCCGGCCAGTGCATCGGCCAGCGCCACCAGCGCATCGTCGCCGGCGGCATGGCCCCAGGCATCGTTGATGGACTTGAAGTGATCGACGTCGATATACAGCGCGCACAGCGGCTCGCCGTGATGCCGGGCGCGTTCCACCGCAAAGGCGCCGAGCTCGAAGAAGCGCTGGCGGGCCAGGCGCCCTGTGAGGTGATCGGTGTTGGCGCGGTCGGCCAGCTTGGTCTCGGCGGCGAAGTGGCGCTCCATCGCGCGCAGCAGATAGCGGTGGATGACCGCGGCGGCGGCGATGCAGATCGGCAGGTACAGCGCGAGCCCCAGCCACGCATGCCGGACCACGGGCGCCGGCTCGTTGGCGGTGAGCAGCGCCGCCAGCGGCCCGGCCGTGCACAGCGACATGGCGATCACGAAATCGCGGCGCGTCAGCCACGCCGGGCTGGTCGCCAGCGGCATCAGGTAGAAGGCCGGCAGCACCCAATGCAGCCCGGCCTGGTGGCCGAACACGATCACCGCGATCTCCTGCGCCAGCAGATGCATCAGCGCCAGCCGCTCCCACACGCCGTCATGCCGGCGGCGGTGCGCCATGGCCGCGATCGTCGTCAGCAGCGCCAGCAGCGCCAGCGGCAGCGCCAGCGAGTGCAGCAGGCCCGCCGCCCGGCCCAGCAGCACGGCAAAGCCGAATGCCAGCACGCCGCACTTGCTGAGCGCGAGGATCAGCGGTACGAAGTGGCGCGCCTGGTAGTCACGCGAACGTGCGCGCGCATCGGGCAGGACGGAAAAGGGGGGAGGAGTCGCGCTCAAGACAGGGGTCGGTGTTCGACCTGCGTCC includes these proteins:
- a CDS encoding mechanosensitive ion channel family protein, which translates into the protein MEWLNTHTFLRVPARDWAASATTVVVAYLVLWNLLRLIVNRLEARARRNDTRFDAMAGAVLHDTHPLFVGLAALLAGSYFIDLPVRIAGKLDHIWFVIIGFQIALWLNRGVKLWTREKLAAQDHATRNPVITSMMAWVLRFVLWSVLLLAILANVGINVTTFVASLGVGGVAVALAVQSILSDLFASLAIGLDKPFEIGDFIVFESIAGTVQHVGLKTTRIRSLSGEEIVTSNTALLKSTIHNYKRMSERRIVFTFGVTYDAQAAQLRQIPDIIRRAVESAGNTRFDRAHFKEFGENALTFETVYFVTDPDFNLYMDIQQRINLTILDGLEKLGTAFALPTRTIRVEHAGDDADLPGTGAPRGGARHGNSMPPRANA
- a CDS encoding GGDEF domain-containing protein, translated to MSATPPPFSVLPDARARSRDYQARHFVPLILALSKCGVLAFGFAVLLGRAAGLLHSLALPLALLALLTTIAAMAHRRRHDGVWERLALMHLLAQEIAVIVFGHQAGLHWVLPAFYLMPLATSPAWLTRRDFVIAMSLCTAGPLAALLTANEPAPVVRHAWLGLALYLPICIAAAAVIHRYLLRAMERHFAAETKLADRANTDHLTGRLARQRFFELGAFAVERARHHGEPLCALYIDVDHFKSINDAWGHAAGDDALVALADALAGVLRPHDLFGRLGGDEFAVLLPDCDLATALSVVDRLKAAVAVHRHPVGPLTVSVGAAPLRPGQELAHLLADADLALIEAKRRGRNRVCVPSGCANDAAGMARDAASVG